In Limibacter armeniacum, a single window of DNA contains:
- a CDS encoding tetratricopeptide repeat protein, protein MRLTSTVVYNSCKIIFILFVLLTTISVNNGFTQDQHKVDSLLLLVEHHEADTVKVRLLSELTDYYSRYDLGVAEKYAYQSLKVAENISSEYTAPILKKLGIIQFQKGLFVDATKSFLDALAILEAEGDVMGQLSIKNNIGLVYERQLKFDIAIKYLLEVVEETQASTLPEKVKLKILSSAYLNLGASYAGLEKLDEALSYYKAVLNIKEAPNGDYNCARALNNIGKLYKLKNDGESAFQYHKKALVAKEKINDKIGMISTLLELADHNLSNNQIKEAKEYLDKALEVGKVVNSPILFKSIYRCYYVYYKQVGKTDLALEYHEKLLEYSEMVSKNETEERIDTLWNNYEQEKERREAEIKRKEEQMQMLMIVLFLIAFGVVAALLFVLQRSKTKQALLKKEKLRLQNENLSNELEFRNKELTANVMNLVQKNELINDVTKKLIDLKTNMKKDNQSTVRQIVFDLHTSSSDDLWAEFEMRFQNVHSDFYRKLNERFPDLTPNERKLCAFLRLNMSSKEISSVTRQSIKSIEMGRFRLRKKLGISNSDQNLNTFIEQL, encoded by the coding sequence ATGAGGTTAACTTCAACTGTCGTGTACAATAGCTGTAAAATTATTTTTATTCTTTTTGTCCTACTAACTACTATATCAGTTAATAATGGCTTTACACAAGACCAGCATAAGGTGGATAGCCTGCTGTTACTTGTTGAGCATCATGAAGCTGATACAGTTAAAGTGAGATTGCTGTCAGAACTGACAGATTATTATAGCCGTTATGACCTTGGTGTAGCAGAGAAATATGCGTATCAAAGTTTAAAGGTGGCTGAAAACATCTCATCTGAATACACTGCTCCAATTCTGAAGAAACTGGGTATCATTCAATTTCAGAAGGGATTGTTTGTGGATGCTACAAAATCATTTCTGGATGCCTTGGCTATTCTGGAGGCAGAGGGTGATGTAATGGGGCAATTGAGTATTAAAAACAATATAGGGTTGGTATATGAGCGGCAGTTGAAATTTGATATAGCCATCAAGTACCTGCTTGAAGTGGTGGAAGAAACGCAAGCCAGTACCTTACCAGAAAAGGTAAAGCTGAAAATTCTATCTTCTGCTTATCTCAATCTAGGAGCATCCTATGCTGGGTTGGAAAAGTTGGATGAAGCGCTTTCCTATTACAAGGCAGTATTGAATATTAAGGAAGCGCCAAATGGAGACTACAATTGTGCAAGGGCTTTAAATAATATTGGGAAGCTCTACAAATTGAAGAATGATGGCGAAAGTGCCTTCCAATATCACAAGAAAGCGCTGGTAGCCAAAGAGAAAATAAATGATAAAATTGGGATGATCAGTACGTTGCTTGAACTGGCTGATCATAATCTTTCAAATAATCAAATCAAAGAAGCAAAAGAGTATCTGGACAAGGCACTTGAAGTAGGAAAGGTAGTCAACTCACCTATATTATTTAAGAGTATCTACAGGTGCTATTATGTGTATTATAAGCAGGTCGGGAAGACGGATCTGGCATTGGAATATCATGAAAAGCTCCTTGAATACTCAGAGATGGTTTCTAAAAATGAAACAGAAGAGCGGATTGATACGCTGTGGAACAATTATGAGCAGGAAAAGGAAAGGAGAGAAGCAGAAATAAAAAGAAAGGAAGAGCAGATGCAGATGCTGATGATTGTGCTTTTTCTGATTGCTTTTGGAGTGGTGGCTGCCTTGCTGTTCGTCTTGCAGCGATCCAAAACAAAACAAGCCTTGCTCAAGAAAGAAAAGCTGAGGTTGCAGAATGAAAACCTTTCGAATGAACTGGAATTCAGAAACAAGGAGCTGACAGCCAATGTGATGAACTTGGTGCAGAAGAATGAGTTGATCAACGATGTAACGAAAAAGCTGATTGACCTGAAAACCAATATGAAAAAGGACAATCAGTCAACCGTCCGGCAAATTGTATTTGATTTGCACACCTCTTCTTCGGATGATTTGTGGGCAGAGTTTGAAATGCGTTTCCAGAATGTACACAGTGATTTTTATAGGAAACTGAATGAGCGTTTCCCTGACCTGACCCCGAATGAAAGGAAGCTTTGTGCCTTTTTGAGACTCAATATGTCCAGCAAGGAAATCTCCTCTGTGACAAGACAGTCAATCAAATCCATTGAGATGGGACGTTTCAGGTTACGCAAAAAATTAGGAATTAGTAATTCCGACCAGAACCTGAACACTTTTATCGAACAGTTATAA